In Paeniglutamicibacter kerguelensis, one genomic interval encodes:
- a CDS encoding Nramp family divalent metal transporter, with amino-acid sequence MPKNIFGAAVATEATPASTALPSSRRLLWLLGPALVAGVAYLDPGNVAANMSAGAQYGYLLVWVVVSGNVMAWLVQYLSAKLGVVTGKSLPEALRDRFGTRAGRIAYWLQAEAVAMATDIAEVIGGAVALYLLFDLPLLLGGLITGVISMGLLLVQTHKGPWVFERIVIALLLVIAVGFCAGVVIAPPEASSVVGGLVPRFADANSVLLAASILGATIMPHAIYAHSSLARDRFGRAPSQLGIPRLLRATRWDVSVAMLIAGSVNVAMLLLAAVNLAGVEGTDSLEGAHAALETALGPVIATLFAVGLLASGLASTAVGAYAGAEIMEGLLHRRISIVARRLITLTPALIILAAGVDPTFALILSQVALSFGIPFALLPLVNLTARRSVMGHYANKWFTTAAGILVSALLIALNVVLIVLTVQG; translated from the coding sequence ATGCCTAAAAATATTTTCGGTGCCGCTGTCGCCACCGAGGCAACCCCCGCCTCGACGGCGCTACCCTCCTCCCGACGTCTCTTGTGGCTGCTTGGCCCGGCCCTGGTGGCAGGCGTCGCCTACCTGGATCCCGGCAACGTCGCGGCGAACATGAGCGCCGGCGCACAGTACGGGTACCTGCTGGTGTGGGTGGTTGTCAGCGGCAACGTGATGGCTTGGCTGGTCCAATACCTCTCGGCCAAATTGGGCGTTGTCACCGGCAAATCCCTTCCCGAGGCGCTGCGCGACCGCTTTGGAACCCGCGCGGGCAGGATCGCCTACTGGCTGCAGGCCGAGGCGGTGGCCATGGCCACCGATATCGCAGAAGTCATCGGCGGGGCCGTTGCCCTCTACCTGCTCTTTGACCTGCCGCTGCTGCTGGGCGGATTGATCACCGGCGTGATTTCCATGGGCCTGCTCCTGGTGCAAACCCACAAGGGCCCCTGGGTTTTCGAACGCATCGTGATAGCGCTGCTGCTGGTCATCGCCGTCGGATTCTGCGCCGGGGTCGTGATCGCACCGCCCGAGGCCTCCAGCGTGGTCGGCGGCCTGGTTCCGCGCTTCGCGGACGCCAACTCGGTGTTGTTGGCCGCATCGATTCTCGGGGCAACGATCATGCCCCACGCCATCTACGCGCATTCATCGCTGGCCCGTGACCGCTTCGGCCGGGCCCCGAGCCAACTCGGCATCCCACGCCTGCTGAGGGCAACGCGCTGGGACGTCTCGGTCGCCATGCTCATCGCCGGTTCGGTCAATGTGGCCATGTTGCTGCTGGCCGCCGTGAACCTTGCGGGGGTCGAGGGAACCGATTCGCTCGAGGGTGCGCACGCCGCGCTTGAGACGGCGCTTGGCCCGGTCATCGCCACGCTCTTCGCCGTGGGGCTGCTGGCCTCCGGGCTCGCCTCGACCGCCGTCGGCGCCTACGCCGGCGCGGAGATCATGGAGGGGCTGCTACACCGGCGCATCTCGATCGTGGCCCGCCGGCTCATCACCCTCACTCCCGCGCTGATCATCCTCGCCGCGGGAGTCGATCCGACCTTTGCGCTGATCCTGAGCCAGGTTGCGCTGTCGTTCGGCATCCCGTTTGCGCTGCTCCCGCTGGTGAACCTCACGGCCCGCCGCAGCGTCATGGGCCACTACGCCAACAAGTGGTTCACCACCGCCGCGGGCATCCTGGTTTCGGCGTTGCTGATCGCGCTGAACGTGGTCCTGATCGTGCTGACCGTCCAGGGCTGA
- a CDS encoding cation:proton antiporter regulatory subunit, translating into MNFEDTSLPGLGVRREITLASGRRVGVVILRDGSMQLIISQREDPDACAAAIPLSVDEAGAIGAMLGAPQLVTQLTDQHRDLPGVNTQQFVLSHESPYVNRTLGDTSLRTRTGSSVVAISRSGRVFPSPEPSFELNAGDVLVIVGTSTGLDNAAHLINDG; encoded by the coding sequence ATGAATTTTGAAGATACCTCACTACCCGGTCTCGGTGTCCGCCGCGAGATCACTCTCGCGTCGGGCCGCCGGGTCGGGGTGGTCATCTTGCGTGACGGATCCATGCAATTGATCATCTCCCAACGTGAAGATCCCGATGCGTGCGCTGCCGCGATTCCGTTGAGCGTGGACGAAGCGGGGGCCATCGGCGCCATGTTGGGCGCCCCGCAGCTGGTCACGCAGCTGACCGACCAGCACCGGGACCTGCCGGGGGTCAACACCCAGCAATTCGTGCTCAGCCATGAAAGCCCCTACGTGAACCGGACGCTGGGCGACACCAGCCTGCGCACACGCACCGGCTCGTCGGTTGTTGCGATCTCCCGCAGCGGACGAGTCTTCCCTTCCCCGGAGCCATCCTTCGAGCTCAATGCCGGTGATGTATTGGTCATTGTCGGCACCTCCACAGGTCTAGACAACGCCGCCCACCTGATCAACGACGGATAA
- a CDS encoding fumarate hydratase, which translates to MPEFQYEDLLPIGADETTYRQISTEGVRTVEGPGGRTYLEVDPEALELLATTALHDISHYLRPAHLQQLRNILDDEDASPNDKFVALDLLKNANIAAGGILPMCQDTGTAIVMGKRGQHVLTQGPDEKDLSKGIYDAYTTLNLRYSQLAPLTTWEEKSTGNNLPAQIELYADTTPGHENQYKFLFMAKGGGSANKSFLYQETKAILNENSMLRFLDEKLRSLGTAACPPYHLSIVIGGTSAEFALKTAKYGSAKYLDNLPTTGAMTGRGFRDTDLEEKVLDLTRNFGIGAQFGGKYFCHDVRVVRLPRHGASLPVAIAVSCSADRQMLAKITPEGVFVEQLETDPARFMPESDHPAIAAHDEETSGVSGTGGSSVVKIDLNKPMDEILAELTKHPVKSRLSLTGPLVVARDIAHAKIKERLDAGEEMPQYLKDHPVYYAGPAKTPEGMASGSFGPTTAGRMDSYVDQFQAAGGSMVMLAKGNRSKAVTDACNTHGGFYLGSIGGPAARLALDCIKKVEVVEYEELGMEAIWKIEVEDFPAFIVVDDKGNDFFAESSKPTFTGLPIRTK; encoded by the coding sequence ATGCCCGAATTCCAGTACGAAGACCTGCTGCCCATCGGGGCGGACGAGACAACTTACCGCCAGATTTCCACCGAGGGTGTGCGCACCGTCGAGGGCCCGGGCGGCCGAACGTACCTCGAGGTCGACCCCGAGGCGCTGGAGTTGCTGGCCACCACCGCGCTTCACGACATCTCCCACTACCTGCGCCCGGCGCACCTGCAGCAGCTGCGCAACATCCTCGATGACGAGGATGCCAGCCCGAACGACAAGTTCGTCGCCCTTGACCTGCTGAAGAACGCAAACATCGCCGCCGGCGGCATCCTGCCCATGTGCCAGGACACCGGAACCGCGATCGTGATGGGCAAGCGCGGCCAGCACGTGCTGACCCAGGGCCCGGACGAGAAGGACCTTTCCAAGGGCATCTACGACGCCTACACCACGCTGAACCTGCGTTACTCGCAGCTGGCCCCCTTGACCACCTGGGAAGAAAAATCCACCGGCAACAACCTGCCGGCGCAGATCGAGCTGTACGCGGACACCACCCCCGGCCACGAGAACCAGTACAAGTTCCTCTTCATGGCCAAGGGCGGCGGATCGGCCAACAAGTCGTTCCTGTACCAGGAAACCAAGGCCATCCTGAACGAGAACTCGATGCTCCGCTTCCTGGATGAGAAGCTGCGCTCGCTGGGCACCGCGGCCTGCCCGCCGTACCACCTCTCCATCGTCATCGGCGGAACCAGCGCCGAGTTCGCGCTGAAGACCGCCAAGTACGGTTCGGCCAAGTACCTGGACAACCTGCCGACCACCGGTGCAATGACCGGCCGCGGCTTCCGCGACACCGACCTCGAGGAAAAGGTCTTGGACCTGACCCGCAACTTCGGCATCGGCGCCCAGTTCGGCGGCAAGTACTTCTGCCACGACGTGCGCGTGGTCCGCCTGCCGCGCCACGGCGCCTCGCTGCCCGTGGCCATCGCCGTGTCCTGCTCGGCCGACCGCCAGATGCTTGCCAAGATCACCCCCGAGGGCGTGTTCGTCGAGCAGCTGGAAACCGATCCGGCGCGCTTCATGCCAGAGTCCGACCACCCGGCCATCGCCGCCCACGACGAGGAGACCAGCGGTGTCTCCGGCACCGGCGGGTCCTCCGTGGTGAAGATCGACCTGAACAAGCCGATGGATGAGATCCTGGCCGAGCTGACCAAGCACCCGGTCAAGTCGCGCCTCTCGCTCACCGGCCCGCTGGTGGTGGCCCGCGACATCGCGCACGCCAAGATCAAGGAACGCCTGGACGCCGGCGAGGAAATGCCGCAGTACCTCAAGGACCACCCGGTGTACTACGCCGGTCCGGCCAAGACCCCCGAAGGCATGGCCTCGGGTTCCTTCGGCCCGACCACCGCGGGACGCATGGACTCCTACGTCGACCAGTTCCAGGCAGCCGGCGGCTCCATGGTGATGCTGGCAAAGGGCAACCGCTCCAAGGCCGTCACCGACGCATGCAACACCCACGGCGGTTTCTACCTGGGTTCCATCGGCGGCCCGGCCGCGCGCCTGGCCCTTGACTGCATCAAGAAGGTCGAGGTCGTCGAATACGAGGAGCTCGGCATGGAAGCGATCTGGAAGATCGAGGTCGAGGACTTCCCGGCGTTCATCGTCGTCGATGACAAGGGCAACGACTTCTTCGCAGAGTCCTCGAAGCCGACCTTCACCGGCCTGCCGATTCGCACCAAGTAG
- a CDS encoding amino acid ABC transporter substrate-binding protein, whose translation MKRQFFALMTTAVIAVTLTACGGSSEPSPSSGAAGATGTASGLTLQQVKDAGVLKIGTEGTYKPFSFHEGGTGPLTGFDVEIATAVAGKLGVEPKFEETQWDGIFAGLDAGRFDVIANQVSITPERKAKYLFSTPYTVSTGVIVTKADNTDISSFADLNGKTTAQSLTSNWYQLAKDSGAKVEAVEGWAQAVTLLKQGRVDATINDKLTYLDSQKTKNDPSIKIAAETTDKSESAITFRKGSEDLVKAVDGALAELQADGTLAKISDKYFGADVTK comes from the coding sequence ATGAAACGTCAATTCTTTGCGTTGATGACCACCGCCGTGATCGCCGTGACGCTCACTGCCTGCGGAGGATCCTCCGAACCGTCCCCGTCCTCGGGAGCCGCCGGCGCAACGGGAACCGCCAGCGGCCTGACACTGCAGCAGGTCAAGGACGCTGGCGTGCTCAAGATCGGCACCGAGGGCACGTACAAGCCCTTCTCGTTCCATGAGGGTGGCACCGGTCCGCTGACCGGCTTCGACGTGGAAATCGCAACGGCTGTAGCCGGCAAACTTGGTGTCGAGCCAAAGTTTGAAGAAACCCAATGGGATGGGATCTTTGCCGGCCTGGACGCGGGACGCTTCGACGTGATCGCGAACCAGGTATCCATCACCCCTGAACGCAAGGCAAAATACCTCTTCTCCACCCCTTACACGGTGAGCACCGGCGTGATCGTCACCAAGGCCGACAACACCGATATTTCTTCCTTCGCCGATCTCAACGGCAAGACCACTGCCCAGTCGCTGACCAGCAACTGGTACCAACTGGCCAAGGATTCAGGCGCAAAGGTCGAAGCCGTCGAGGGCTGGGCCCAGGCTGTCACGCTGCTCAAGCAGGGAAGGGTGGATGCGACCATCAATGACAAGCTGACCTACCTGGATTCGCAGAAGACGAAGAACGATCCAAGCATCAAGATTGCCGCCGAAACCACCGACAAATCCGAAAGTGCCATCACCTTCCGCAAGGGCAGCGAAGACCTGGTCAAGGCCGTGGACGGCGCCTTGGCAGAGCTGCAGGCTGACGGGACCTTGGCAAAGATCTCCGACAAATACTTCGGGGCCGACGTCACCAAGTAG
- a CDS encoding AEC family transporter: MVGVLSGFAVVWTVIAVGYLVGRTGVLGADARYVLNRLTFFVASPALLFTTLADSDPVSVLGPYLGVAAISSTATALAFVLATRWWLRRDITETTIGAMSASTVNSANLGLPIALYVLGDISYAAPVILWQLALYSPVCLAILDASTSRHRTTPLSMLAQTAKNPMIVGSLAGLACALFNVELPQPLADPIELIAGASIPAMLIAFGISLVGSKPLEASGGRKADTIVATALKLAFQPVAAWACARWLFGLDGTDVFIVVIMAALPTAQNIFVTASRYERGVVLAKDTVLLTTIVAVPAMMLVPLLLA; the protein is encoded by the coding sequence ATGGTCGGTGTACTCTCGGGTTTTGCCGTGGTCTGGACAGTGATTGCTGTGGGCTACCTGGTGGGGCGCACCGGCGTGCTTGGCGCGGATGCACGGTACGTGCTGAACCGCCTGACCTTCTTCGTGGCAAGCCCGGCCCTGCTTTTCACGACCCTTGCGGACTCGGATCCGGTCTCGGTACTGGGCCCTTACCTGGGCGTCGCGGCGATCTCCTCGACAGCCACCGCCCTTGCCTTCGTGTTGGCCACCCGGTGGTGGCTGCGCCGCGACATCACCGAGACGACGATCGGCGCCATGAGCGCCTCGACGGTGAATTCGGCCAACCTGGGCCTGCCGATCGCCCTTTACGTGCTTGGCGACATTTCCTACGCGGCCCCGGTGATCCTCTGGCAGCTGGCGCTCTACTCCCCCGTTTGCCTGGCCATCCTGGATGCCAGCACGTCAAGGCATCGCACCACGCCCTTGTCGATGCTGGCGCAAACGGCGAAGAACCCGATGATCGTCGGTTCCCTGGCCGGGTTGGCGTGTGCGCTGTTCAACGTGGAATTGCCCCAGCCGCTGGCGGATCCCATCGAGCTCATCGCGGGCGCGTCCATTCCGGCGATGTTGATCGCCTTTGGCATTTCGCTGGTCGGCTCCAAGCCGTTGGAGGCTTCCGGTGGCCGCAAGGCCGACACCATCGTCGCCACGGCACTGAAATTGGCGTTCCAGCCGGTGGCTGCGTGGGCCTGCGCCCGGTGGCTATTCGGGCTGGACGGCACCGATGTCTTCATCGTCGTGATCATGGCCGCGCTCCCCACCGCCCAGAACATCTTTGTCACGGCCTCCCGCTACGAGCGCGGGGTCGTCCTGGCTAAGGACACGGTGCTGCTCACCACGATCGTTGCGGTTCCGGCCATGATGCTGGTTCCGCTGCTGCTCGCCTAG
- a CDS encoding SseB family protein, producing MSEENQQSQNASSAEETPAATASVTDPNAPVTHFEMMIRAGQNDPALSGQVIASFMASEVYFLSREKVTGETKNAQPMLLQNAAGQPVIALFTHLARIPGTYIDAAPYGVQVLGATIVRSLIDTGFVINPGHELSFEIDAEGVKTIREDFNPDGTLKNQQA from the coding sequence ATGAGCGAAGAGAACCAGCAGTCCCAGAACGCCTCGTCCGCCGAGGAAACCCCCGCCGCGACCGCCAGCGTCACGGACCCCAACGCCCCGGTCACCCACTTTGAGATGATGATCCGTGCCGGGCAGAACGACCCTGCCCTCAGCGGCCAGGTCATCGCGTCCTTCATGGCCTCCGAGGTCTACTTCCTGAGCCGCGAGAAGGTCACCGGCGAAACCAAGAACGCCCAGCCGATGCTGTTGCAGAACGCCGCCGGCCAGCCCGTCATCGCACTCTTCACCCACCTGGCACGCATTCCCGGCACGTACATCGATGCGGCCCCGTACGGGGTCCAGGTACTGGGCGCAACCATCGTGCGCTCCCTGATCGACACGGGCTTTGTGATCAACCCGGGCCACGAGCTGAGCTTCGAGATCGACGCCGAAGGCGTGAAGACCATCCGCGAGGACTTCAACCCCGACGGAACGCTGAAGAACCAGCAGGCATAA
- a CDS encoding amino acid ABC transporter permease gives MNVDWNLFLDSLWPIVQGGLTGTIPLTLASFAIGLVIALIMALMRLSGNRLVSFIARAYISVIRGTPLLVQLFVIFYGLPSVGLTIDPWPSAIIAFSLNVGGYAAEVIRAAILSVPRGQWEAGYTIGMSRATTLRRLILPQAARVAVPPLSNTFISLLKDTSLASLILVTELFRKAQEIAAFSQEFMLLYLEAALVYWVFCLVLSTGQSRLEGRLDRYVAH, from the coding sequence ATGAACGTCGATTGGAACTTGTTCCTCGATTCGCTCTGGCCCATCGTGCAGGGCGGTCTCACGGGCACCATTCCGCTGACCTTGGCCAGCTTTGCCATCGGGTTGGTCATTGCGCTGATCATGGCCCTGATGCGTTTGAGCGGCAACCGTTTGGTTTCATTCATTGCGCGGGCATACATTTCGGTGATCCGTGGAACCCCGCTGCTTGTCCAGCTGTTTGTGATCTTCTACGGCTTGCCGTCCGTCGGGCTCACCATTGATCCCTGGCCCAGCGCCATCATCGCGTTTTCCCTCAACGTGGGAGGATACGCTGCCGAAGTCATTCGTGCAGCGATCCTCTCCGTTCCGCGCGGCCAGTGGGAGGCCGGGTACACCATCGGCATGTCCCGGGCCACGACATTGCGGCGCCTGATCCTGCCGCAGGCCGCACGCGTTGCGGTCCCGCCTTTGTCCAACACCTTTATTTCCTTACTCAAGGACACCTCGCTGGCTTCGCTGATCCTGGTGACCGAGCTCTTCCGCAAGGCCCAGGAAATTGCGGCATTCAGCCAGGAATTCATGCTGCTGTACCTAGAAGCCGCGCTGGTCTACTGGGTGTTCTGCCTGGTGCTTTCCACCGGCCAATCGCGTTTGGAAGGAAGGCTCGATCGCTATGTCGCACATTAG
- a CDS encoding cation:proton antiporter has product MGETAIILIELGAVFLGLGLLGRMAAKFGMSPVPLYLIGGLMFGHGGLIDLGGISEFGEIASEIGVILLLLMLGLEYTARELVTGLKGSWFAGIVDFVLNFTPGAGLALLMGWGFTGALVMGGVTYVSSSGIIAKVLSDLGRLGNRETPVVLSILVLEDLAMAIYLPALTATLAGLSFLGGLRTVGIALAAITVVLLAALRFGPQISRLIHSADQENFLLKLIGAALLVAGLASALQVSAAVGAFLLGIAISGSTASSATKVLEPLRDLFAAMFFVVFGLNTDPTTIPAVLPMAIGLALVTSATKILTGVWAAKRAGIGVPGRLRAGVALIARGEFSIVIAGLAVASGAVTGELAALATAYVLLLAVLGPVATRFVEPLSKPFLRKRTQSSPTLPNPPLVTD; this is encoded by the coding sequence ATGGGGGAAACAGCAATCATCCTGATTGAGCTCGGAGCCGTGTTCCTTGGCCTTGGCCTCTTGGGACGCATGGCCGCCAAGTTCGGGATGTCGCCTGTTCCGCTTTATCTCATCGGCGGCCTGATGTTTGGCCACGGCGGGTTGATCGATTTGGGAGGAATCTCCGAATTCGGCGAAATCGCCAGTGAAATCGGTGTCATCCTGTTGCTGCTGATGCTGGGACTTGAATACACGGCCCGCGAACTGGTCACGGGGCTCAAAGGGTCCTGGTTTGCCGGGATCGTGGACTTCGTCTTGAACTTCACTCCGGGTGCAGGCCTTGCCCTACTCATGGGCTGGGGTTTTACCGGGGCCCTGGTCATGGGCGGGGTCACCTACGTTTCTTCCTCTGGAATCATCGCAAAGGTCCTCTCCGACTTGGGACGGTTGGGCAACCGTGAAACGCCTGTCGTCCTGTCGATCCTGGTCCTCGAGGACCTGGCCATGGCCATTTATCTGCCCGCCCTCACTGCCACCTTGGCCGGCCTGAGTTTCCTTGGCGGGCTGCGCACCGTGGGCATCGCCCTGGCCGCGATTACCGTAGTGCTGCTCGCTGCGCTGAGGTTCGGCCCGCAGATTTCACGGCTCATTCACTCGGCCGACCAGGAGAATTTCCTGCTCAAGCTCATCGGGGCGGCCCTGTTGGTTGCCGGTCTGGCTTCGGCCCTTCAAGTTTCCGCCGCTGTGGGAGCGTTCCTCTTGGGTATCGCCATTTCCGGGTCGACGGCAAGTTCGGCCACCAAGGTACTCGAGCCCCTGCGCGACCTGTTCGCCGCCATGTTCTTTGTGGTCTTTGGGCTCAACACCGACCCGACGACCATTCCCGCCGTCCTGCCCATGGCCATCGGCCTGGCCTTGGTCACCTCGGCTACAAAGATCCTCACCGGTGTCTGGGCGGCAAAACGTGCCGGCATCGGCGTACCGGGCCGTTTGCGGGCCGGTGTCGCGCTGATCGCCCGCGGTGAATTCTCCATCGTCATTGCCGGCTTGGCCGTCGCCTCCGGAGCCGTCACCGGCGAATTGGCGGCGCTTGCAACCGCCTACGTGTTGCTGCTTGCCGTCCTTGGACCGGTGGCCACGCGTTTCGTGGAACCGCTGAGCAAGCCGTTCCTGCGCAAGCGGACCCAGTCCTCTCCGACACTCCCAAACCCGCCCTTGGTCACCGATTAG
- the dcd gene encoding dCTP deaminase, whose translation MLISDGDIRRELAADRIKLDPFDPAMVQPASVDVRIDRFFRLFDNHKYAHIDPSQDQPELTRLVEVDPDEPFILHPGEFVLGSTYETVTLPTDIAARLEGKSSLGRLGLLTHSTAGFIDPGFSGHVTLELSNMATLPIKLWPGSKIGQLCFFKLSSPAEHPYGSGAYGNRYQGQRGPTASRSHLNFHRTMLEN comes from the coding sequence GTGCTGATTTCTGATGGTGATATTCGACGCGAACTCGCGGCCGATCGTATTAAGCTGGACCCCTTCGACCCGGCGATGGTTCAGCCGGCTAGCGTTGACGTGAGGATCGACCGGTTCTTCCGGCTCTTCGACAACCACAAATACGCCCACATCGACCCGTCCCAGGACCAGCCGGAGCTGACCCGTTTGGTCGAAGTCGACCCGGACGAGCCATTCATCCTGCACCCCGGCGAATTCGTCCTGGGTTCCACCTACGAGACTGTCACCCTGCCGACCGACATCGCGGCACGCCTCGAAGGCAAGAGCTCGCTTGGCCGGCTGGGCCTGTTGACCCACTCCACTGCGGGGTTCATCGACCCCGGGTTCTCCGGGCACGTGACCCTGGAACTTTCCAACATGGCAACGCTGCCGATCAAGCTCTGGCCCGGGTCCAAGATCGGTCAGCTTTGCTTCTTCAAGCTCTCCTCCCCGGCGGAGCACCCCTACGGTTCCGGCGCCTACGGCAACCGCTACCAGGGCCAGCGCGGGCCCACCGCCTCGCGCAGCCACCTGAACTTCCACAGGACGATGCTGGAAAACTAG
- a CDS encoding amino acid ABC transporter ATP-binding protein, with amino-acid sequence MSHIRPPADAPVMLRADGLQKTFGSNQVLKSIDLAVRKGEVLALIGPSGSGKTTVLRCLNGLEIPDAGAVAFDGGPAVTFDSTTTQKKAQVLRTRSAMVFQNYNLFPHKTVLENIIEGPVQVQKRKRAEAVAEATQLLARVGLADKHNQYPHQLSGGQQQRVGIVRALALKPSLLLFDEPTSALDPELVGDVLKVIKELADEGWTMVLVTHELAFAREVADEVVFMDQGVVVERGHPDVVLRAPENERTQQFVHRLLNPF; translated from the coding sequence ATGTCGCACATTAGACCCCCGGCGGACGCCCCCGTGATGCTGCGTGCCGACGGCCTGCAGAAGACCTTCGGATCGAACCAGGTCCTCAAGTCCATCGACCTTGCGGTGCGAAAGGGCGAGGTGCTGGCACTGATCGGCCCTTCCGGGTCCGGCAAGACCACGGTGTTGCGGTGCCTGAACGGGCTGGAAATCCCTGATGCGGGTGCCGTGGCCTTCGACGGAGGCCCGGCGGTCACGTTTGATTCCACGACCACGCAGAAGAAGGCACAGGTGCTGCGCACGCGCAGTGCCATGGTGTTCCAGAACTACAACCTTTTCCCGCACAAGACGGTGTTGGAGAACATCATCGAGGGCCCGGTACAGGTCCAGAAACGCAAACGTGCCGAGGCGGTTGCCGAGGCAACGCAACTACTGGCGCGCGTGGGACTGGCCGACAAGCACAACCAGTATCCGCACCAACTTTCCGGCGGACAGCAGCAACGCGTCGGCATTGTCAGGGCCCTGGCGCTGAAGCCTTCGCTGTTGCTCTTTGACGAGCCGACCTCGGCGCTGGATCCCGAACTGGTCGGCGATGTCCTGAAGGTCATCAAGGAGCTGGCCGACGAAGGCTGGACCATGGTGCTGGTGACCCACGAGTTGGCGTTTGCCCGCGAGGTGGCCGACGAGGTGGTCTTCATGGACCAGGGTGTGGTGGTCGAGCGCGGACACCCGGACGTGGTCCTGCGCGCCCCGGAGAACGAACGCACCCAGCAATTTGTGCACCGCCTGCTCAATCCGTTCTAA
- a CDS encoding M15 family metallopeptidase has product MSSFRLGVPALLLVAGLLVSGVAAAPAAIAAPAIPSVGFEKQPKAPSANELTKDPASLLVLVNRENALDPANYKPRDLRTVAGSDSQLRDEAATALESLLKAGRKDSRSLTVLSAYRSYDRQAALFNQYKARYGVEFATRISAPAGTSEHQLGLATDLGSRNSSCDLKACYGETPEGKWLAENVERFGFIIRYPADGEKVTGYKYEPWHLRYVGVEQARAMKASGSKTFEEYHARLVKATKVKPLTAEQIKQQRESLLILRFLPPYRDWSVGYDFAR; this is encoded by the coding sequence GTGTCTTCGTTTCGTCTTGGCGTTCCCGCACTCCTGCTGGTCGCCGGCTTGCTGGTTTCCGGCGTCGCTGCAGCTCCGGCAGCCATTGCCGCCCCGGCGATCCCTTCGGTGGGATTTGAAAAACAGCCCAAGGCACCCTCTGCAAATGAACTCACCAAGGACCCTGCCTCGCTGCTGGTTTTGGTCAACCGCGAGAACGCGTTGGACCCGGCCAACTACAAGCCCCGGGATCTCCGGACGGTCGCGGGCAGCGACTCGCAGCTCCGCGACGAGGCAGCCACGGCGTTGGAGAGCTTGCTCAAGGCCGGGCGCAAGGATTCCCGCTCGCTGACGGTTCTAAGCGCCTACCGTTCCTACGACCGGCAGGCAGCCCTCTTCAACCAGTACAAGGCACGTTACGGTGTCGAGTTCGCAACCCGCATTTCTGCTCCCGCGGGCACCAGCGAACACCAGCTCGGACTGGCAACGGACCTGGGTTCGCGCAATAGCTCCTGCGATCTGAAGGCCTGCTACGGTGAAACGCCCGAAGGCAAATGGCTGGCCGAGAATGTCGAACGCTTCGGTTTCATCATTCGCTATCCCGCCGACGGCGAAAAGGTCACGGGGTACAAGTACGAGCCGTGGCACCTGCGCTACGTTGGCGTTGAGCAGGCCAGGGCCATGAAGGCCTCCGGGTCCAAGACCTTCGAGGAATACCACGCGAGGCTGGTCAAGGCCACGAAGGTCAAGCCCCTGACGGCCGAACAGATCAAGCAGCAACGAGAGTCCCTGCTGATCCTGCGTTTCCTCCCCCCGTACCGCGACTGGTCCGTCGGCTACGACTTCGCACGCTGA